The proteins below come from a single Micromonospora citrea genomic window:
- the carA gene encoding glutamine-hydrolyzing carbamoyl-phosphate synthase small subunit — translation MTSKRRPAILVLEDGRTFHGEAYGAVGETFGEAVFNTGMTGYQETLTDPSYHRQVVVQTAPHIGNTGVNAEDDESSRIWVAGYVVRDPARIGSNWRATGGLEDRLAAEGVVGVSGVDTRALTRHLRERGAMRVGISSVETDPRALLARVRQSPEMVGADLSAEVTTAEPYVVTAEGEHRFTVAALDLGIKRNVPRRLAARGVTTHVLPAGSTIDDLLATGADAVFLSPGPGDPATADAPVALAREVLRRKVPLFGICFGSQILGRALGFGTYKLGYGHRGINQPVLDRVTGKVEVTSHNHGFAVEVPGARHGAVVPDQVIETEFGGVQVSHVCLNDNVVEGLRAKDVPAFTVQYHPEAAAGPHDADYLFDRFAELIEGRNHSEGRTHA, via the coding sequence GTGACCAGCAAGCGAAGGCCCGCGATCCTCGTGCTCGAGGACGGGCGCACGTTCCACGGCGAGGCGTACGGCGCCGTCGGGGAGACCTTCGGCGAGGCGGTCTTCAACACCGGCATGACCGGCTACCAGGAGACGCTGACCGACCCCTCCTACCACCGTCAGGTGGTGGTGCAGACCGCCCCGCACATCGGCAACACCGGCGTCAACGCCGAGGACGACGAGTCGTCCCGGATCTGGGTCGCCGGCTACGTGGTGCGCGACCCGGCCCGGATCGGCTCGAACTGGCGGGCCACCGGCGGGCTGGAGGACCGGCTGGCCGCCGAGGGCGTCGTCGGCGTCAGCGGCGTGGACACCCGGGCGCTGACCCGGCACCTGCGCGAGCGCGGCGCGATGCGGGTCGGCATCTCCAGCGTCGAGACCGACCCCCGGGCGCTGCTGGCCCGGGTGCGGCAGTCCCCGGAGATGGTCGGCGCGGACCTCTCCGCCGAGGTGACCACCGCCGAGCCGTACGTGGTGACCGCCGAGGGCGAGCACCGCTTCACGGTGGCCGCGCTGGACCTGGGCATCAAGCGCAACGTGCCGCGCCGGCTGGCCGCGCGGGGCGTCACCACCCACGTGCTGCCCGCCGGCTCCACCATCGACGACCTGCTCGCCACCGGCGCGGACGCGGTCTTCCTCTCGCCCGGCCCGGGCGACCCGGCCACCGCCGACGCGCCGGTGGCGCTGGCCCGCGAGGTGCTGCGCCGGAAGGTGCCGCTGTTCGGCATCTGCTTCGGCAGCCAGATCCTCGGCCGGGCGCTGGGCTTCGGCACCTACAAGCTCGGCTACGGCCACCGCGGCATCAACCAGCCGGTGCTCGACCGGGTCACCGGCAAGGTCGAGGTGACCAGCCACAACCACGGCTTCGCCGTCGAGGTCCCGGGGGCACGGCACGGTGCCGTCGTACCCGACCAGGTGATCGAGACCGAGTTCGGCGGCGTCCAGGTGTCGCACGTCTGCCTCAATGACAACGTGGTCGAGGGGCTGCGGGCGAAGGACGTGCCCGCCTTCACCGTCCAGTACCACCCGGAGGCGGCGGCCGGGCCGCACGACGCGGACTACCTCTTCGACCGCTTCGCCGAGCTCATCGAGGGCCGCAACCACAGCGAGGGGCGCACACATGCCTAA
- a CDS encoding dihydroorotase gives MSSYLIRNVSVVGAAPTDLLLRDGVVADTGAGLSDPDATVIDGTGLVALPGLVDLHTHLREPGREDAETVESGSRAAALGGYTAVCAMANTSPVADTAGVVEQVWRLGREAGLVDVQPIGAVTVGLAGEQLAELGAMADSAARVRIFSDDGHCVADPKLMRRALEYVKAFDGIIAQHAEEPRLTEGAQMHEGEVSTRLGLTGWPAVAEEAIIARDVLLAEHVGSRLHVCHVSTAGSVEVLRQAKARGVRVTAEVTPHHLLLTDERAASYDPVFKVNPPLRTATDIAALRAALVEGVIDVVATDHAPHAVEDKECEWAYARPGMLGLETALSIALDVLGPEWDLIAERMSRTPARIAGLEGHGLDPAPGVPANLTLVDPAARRTIEPAELASRSRNTPYARMTLPGRIVATFLRGEPTVLDGKAVK, from the coding sequence GTGAGCTCGTACCTGATCAGGAACGTGAGTGTCGTCGGCGCCGCGCCGACCGACCTGCTGCTCCGCGACGGCGTCGTCGCGGACACCGGTGCCGGGCTGAGCGACCCGGACGCCACCGTGATCGACGGCACCGGGCTGGTCGCCCTGCCCGGCCTGGTCGACCTGCACACCCACCTGCGCGAGCCGGGCCGGGAGGACGCCGAGACCGTCGAGTCCGGATCCCGGGCGGCGGCGCTCGGCGGCTACACCGCCGTCTGCGCGATGGCCAACACCTCGCCGGTCGCCGACACCGCCGGCGTGGTCGAGCAGGTCTGGCGGCTCGGCCGGGAGGCCGGACTGGTGGACGTGCAGCCGATCGGCGCGGTCACCGTCGGCCTGGCCGGAGAGCAGCTCGCCGAGCTGGGCGCGATGGCCGACTCGGCGGCCCGGGTGCGGATCTTCTCCGACGACGGGCACTGCGTCGCCGATCCGAAGCTGATGCGCCGGGCCCTGGAGTACGTGAAGGCGTTCGACGGGATCATCGCCCAGCACGCCGAGGAGCCCCGGCTGACCGAGGGCGCGCAGATGCACGAGGGCGAGGTGTCGACCCGGCTCGGCCTGACCGGCTGGCCGGCGGTCGCCGAGGAGGCGATCATCGCCCGCGACGTGCTGCTGGCCGAGCACGTCGGCAGCCGGCTGCACGTCTGCCACGTCTCCACCGCCGGCAGCGTCGAGGTGCTGCGTCAGGCCAAGGCCCGGGGCGTCCGGGTCACCGCCGAGGTGACCCCGCACCACCTGCTGCTCACCGACGAGCGGGCGGCGAGCTACGACCCGGTCTTCAAGGTCAACCCGCCGCTGCGCACCGCGACCGACATCGCCGCGCTGCGGGCCGCCCTGGTCGAGGGCGTGATCGACGTCGTCGCCACCGACCACGCCCCGCACGCCGTGGAGGACAAGGAGTGCGAGTGGGCGTACGCCCGGCCGGGCATGCTCGGCCTGGAGACGGCGCTGTCGATCGCCCTCGACGTGCTCGGCCCAGAGTGGGACCTGATCGCCGAGCGGATGTCGCGCACCCCGGCCCGCATCGCCGGCCTGGAGGGGCACGGCCTCGACCCGGCGCCCGGCGTGCCGGCCAACCTGACCCTGGTCGACCCGGCCGCCCGTCGCACCATCGAGCCGGCGGAGCTGGCCAGTCGTAGCCGCAACACCCCGTACGCCCGCATGACGCTGCCGGGTCGCATCGTGGCGACCTTCCTGCGCGGCGAGCCGACGGTCCTGGACGGAAAGGCGGTCAAGTGA
- a CDS encoding aspartate carbamoyltransferase catalytic subunit yields MIRHLLSGADLDAATATQILDTAAEMATVAGREVKKLPALRGRTVVNLFYEDSTRTRISFEAAAKRLSADVINFSAKGSSVAKGESLKDTALTLQAMGADAVVVRHPASGAPHRLADWVDGSVVNAGDGTHEHPTQALLDAYTMRSRLGRLAGLSVAVVGDVLHSRVARSNVLLLSTLGAKVTLVGPPTLIPVHIAQALAPGTDVSYDLDAVLPQSDVVMMLRVQRERMNDSYFPSAREYARRYGLDGPRMRRLPEHAIVMHPGPMNRGMEITPEVADSPRSTIVEQVANGVSVRMAVLYLLLGGNNR; encoded by the coding sequence ATGATCCGGCACCTGCTCTCCGGCGCCGACCTCGACGCCGCCACGGCAACCCAGATCCTGGACACCGCCGCGGAGATGGCCACCGTCGCCGGCCGGGAGGTCAAGAAGCTGCCCGCGCTGCGCGGACGCACCGTGGTCAACCTCTTCTACGAGGACTCCACCCGCACCCGGATCTCGTTCGAGGCCGCGGCGAAGCGGCTCAGCGCCGACGTGATCAACTTCTCGGCCAAGGGCTCCAGCGTGGCCAAGGGCGAGAGCCTCAAGGACACCGCGCTGACCCTGCAGGCGATGGGGGCCGACGCGGTGGTCGTCCGGCACCCCGCCTCGGGCGCCCCGCACCGGCTCGCCGACTGGGTCGACGGCTCGGTGGTCAACGCGGGCGACGGCACCCACGAGCATCCGACCCAGGCGCTGCTCGACGCGTACACGATGCGCTCCCGGCTGGGGCGGCTGGCCGGCCTGTCGGTCGCGGTGGTCGGGGACGTCCTGCACAGCCGGGTGGCCCGCTCCAACGTGCTGCTGCTGTCCACGCTCGGCGCCAAGGTGACGCTGGTCGGGCCGCCGACGCTGATCCCCGTCCACATCGCGCAGGCCCTCGCGCCCGGCACCGACGTCTCCTACGACCTCGACGCGGTGCTGCCGCAGTCGGACGTGGTGATGATGCTGCGGGTGCAGCGCGAGCGGATGAACGACTCCTACTTCCCCTCCGCCCGCGAGTACGCCCGCCGCTACGGCCTGGACGGCCCGCGGATGCGTCGGCTGCCCGAGCACGCGATCGTCATGCACCCCGGCCCGATGAACCGGGGGATGGAGATCACGCCCGAGGTCGCCGACTCGCCCCGCTCCACCATCGTCGAACAGGTCGCCAACGGGGTCTCCGTGCGGATGGCCGTCCTCTACCTGCTGCTCGGAGGGAACAACCGGTGA